From one Mobula hypostoma chromosome 28, sMobHyp1.1, whole genome shotgun sequence genomic stretch:
- the rlf gene encoding zinc finger protein Rlf isoform X2: MADGESEQAPEPLTERLRLLHGELRRRGVSQESSAHYCQRFCELLIQYGEKYKATEELLPLMEVYRISIQSYTSARPYLTTECAHINFLLGQLAVSCFELLLSLPDNKVPQDVWQQLQQTLQDSHSALLEFGNNELQPLLTISREGGAWKNSVLQCILSKQTAPIEEVNNYLMQEGPTFLEIRIKHLMKTERKFEAALLAKCCAENAEFNSKGAFRQIYLTCLCTMGPNEEAAKEIARVDCKEVLDIICNLESDGQDSAAFVLCTTFLTHQLQQESVYCSWELTLFWSKLQRRMDPSLDSFLERCRQLGIIARTVYHIFFLIKVIQSEAEGAGLPISIELCVGALRIQSNENAEMKISICKTIACLMPDDLEVRRACQLTQFLLEPTVDAYREVERLYKQPDQKYDEENGPIPNSLHCELLLVLKAHWPFDPEFWDWKTLKRHCRGHLGEKAVAISEDELSEDEADGSNELFDQMSKIPETIKNEREKDGEVVKKKEKVMSERYYRWLQNMFFCVLCKKDYVVARMVHHAKTHVRDGIFSCPVCAKKFKRKEQFTPHVKEHIKKPKREKKQKKKSEAAEKPLPLASSMNAPTKPQARLDDARSSVKKEIEENDYIIFSGADSVDEEQGDVPKPEVSEAVVTHWTESYPCPGTACSRSFKYYKNLTAHLKNDHLDNDENVKHFLEMNNRKALCKYCRRHFVSDYHLKAHLKVHSGLQPYICIQMNCNASFQAFADLVKHRKQHKEFRSKCTFKGCNKVFSGSCLLYHHEAQHYREAAYSCNLSGCKKFYFSKSEFQSHLLTHGLSSLEEFEARVLKKGGSTEGVVDIGSKLVTAEEKQCHVVGSGAETVHEKVRESAENPSQSCSYSVPQEVKKEKEEYNPGGSYCATSLGADRTDSANKGKPEYPNLQGVYSENLLVPLEKLASFKELSDIEDMMKAATLHPELNRTLAKHKITPNGADSLPTVNQHSCGIDGCIMMYASTKDLKKHIKVAHPNYYKAKKRIDKHSRSVVKVSATDQDKVKAEVEQQPLLPSQGQEGQSAASADELCENKNVSLKAQRVKKPKNNRNAKWPAIFKDGKFVCSRCFKEFSNPKSLGGHLARKIKCPLLTESSSGTNPIKKRYEGRPPGRPAHVSEVPTLEDVVRALQKLQLNKSEAVPNEVMVCSSTLSSPLIEPLPPPPISAADASMSKPLANASQSQTRSRELFQTDPSKEDPGVIKPFVCDYEGCAFKAMTKDGLINHYVKTHKYSKDKVLQLSRFQLRFAPFKCHICLRTFTRKTNLRTHYKQMHRFSKEDMQKGKFPYINCVSVPSNTTPQLAVPNILIKTENDSPRLTEEKLCSSQNVTERLSLSQDTAPIKIEKGSLYPVTVPYQTKDFNLFGDDEHAQLGTVSGSWRQTGSDSENTMNESFTTEVECSESAESLKSEEMHLNGSMESSCMMPDSADDSESKEEGRGSRRIGTKSNLCYMLNKYHKPYHCIHKGCSAAFTGQPNLIRHYQTVHQYNREQMCLEEDQGNAKKDSTKVKKIFKCKFEGCTKRFQYPRVLLRHYSEIHKLAGGETAKYPCNQPDCMSSFNMYGNLRRQPADLQFKCSIDGCSRTYTIRSSYLRHVQRQHKAHYKSILLKPRKNSNYDRKLNLERCNQDCFIDSEANGSASADKPGLRLIKQERLTDEDSCSSALPHAPNLGRISGEHLSDEGGCDSESEAEPNFENYKNLDPYGSALKAESNLEARSHGDIKSEACSRKAKLEPDIKRSLSDNHSDDSNDSSPQDEDCERNASSMAYSGSSVDEYDKEGRKSGRCRDYSLKSTDHGFAMCKNEVLRDQFPCMVDDCQTVVLSRRSVLRHYKILHKMTAKYIEQNCNTLLVCKKYSDTSREKVGCDSPAPPKKVFSEQIEDAPGCSVLRQQNGEVPLKTEFKIEPDDVGSGLQLQNCGVANGNDAFPGGGNVLFPGKSVNSSLALGIANRGPGFKENDANRAFLPKNGGVIPNIVKQSGTQNGSLFPKLKQPLKRKFEMDGQSQRTDSTYLPQGSLFGTKESQQSQNAQQKPFDLTTYKPIGFEASFLKFIQESEDTENDLEESWHWDPPKRCKKFASHQRESGVNTGSNESTVENCTGCIADCDKSDSTVHNSFAAIEPLISQGSTPSLENLRTILDKALTDCGDLALKQLHFLRPVVVLERSEFSTPLLELFPTKKNDELCVGSS; the protein is encoded by the exons TGAACAATTATTTGATGCAGGAGGGACCTACGTTTCTTGAGATTCGCATTAAACATCTGATGAAGACGGAACGCAAGTTTGAAGCAGCACTCCTTGCAAAGTGTTGTGCAGAAAATGCAGAATTTAACAGCAAAGGTGCTTTTCGACAAATCTACCTCACTTGTCTCTGCACTATGGGACCCAATGAGGAGGCAGCAAAAGAG ATTGCACGTGTTGACTGCAAGGAAGTGCTGGATATTATCTGTAACTTGGAGTCTGACGGCCAGGACAGTGCTGCGTTTGTCCTATGTACAACGTTCCTAACCCATCAACTGCAACAGGAGAGTGTCTATTGTTCTTG GGAGCTCACCCTATTCTGGAGCAAGTTGCAGCGGAGAATGGATCCATCTTTGGATTCCTTCCTGGAGCGCTGTCGCCAGCTTGGTATTATTGCAAGAACCGTGTACCACATATTCTTCCTTATAAAAGTTATCCAATCTGAA GCTGAAGGAGCTGGTCTCCCAATTTCAATCGAGCTTTGTGTCGGAGCCCTCCGTATTCAGTCTAATGAAAATGCAGAGATGAAGATCTCCATTTGCAAAACCATCGCCTGCTTGATGCCAGATGATCTTGAAGTGAGGCGTGCTTGTCAGCTCACTCAGTTCCTGCTGGAGCCCACAGTGGATGCATACCGTGAAGTGGAAAGGCTGTACAAGCAACCGGATCAGAAATACGATGAGGAAAACGGCCCTATCCCCAATTCGTTGCACTGTGAACTCTTGTTGGTTTTAAAAGCCCACTGGCCTTTTGATCCAGAGTTTTGGGACTGGAAAACTCTGAAACGACACTGTCGGGGGCATTTGGGAGAGAAGGCAGTTGCCATTTCGGAAGATGAACTCAGTGAAGACGAAGCAGATGGTAGTAATGAACTCTTTGATCAAATGAGTAAAATACCAGAGACGATAAAGAATGAAAGGGAGAAGGATGGAGAAGTTGTCAAAAAGAAGGAGAAGGTGATGTCTGAACGGTATTACAGGTGGCTTCAAAATATGTTCTTCTGTGTGCTGTGCAAGAAAGATTATGTTGTCGCTAGAATGGTGCACCATGCGAAGACGCACGTTAGAGATGGGATATTTTCTTGCCCCGTTTGTGCAAAAAAGTTCAAGAGAAAGGAACAGTTTACGCCGCATGTAAAAGAACACATCAAGAAACCGAAGAGAGAGAAGAAACAGAAGAAGAAATCAGAAGCAGCTGAGAAACCACTGCCTCTGGCATCAAGCATGAATGCTCCCACTAAGCCGCAAGCTCGTTTAGATGATGCAAGGAGTTCTGTTAAAAAGGAGATAGAAGAAAATGACTACATAATCTTCAGCGGAGCAGACTCCGTGGACGAAGAACAAGGTGATGTGCCCAAGCCAGAAGTGAGTGAGGCTGTCGTTACACACTGGACGGAAAGTTACCCGTGCCCAGGCACAGCCTGCTCAAGATCCTTTAAATACTATAAGAATCTCACTGCCCATTTGAAGAATGATCACTTGGACAATGATGAAAATGTAAAGCACTTCCTGGAGATGAATAACAGAAAGGCCCTATGTAAGTACTGCCGACGCCATTTTGTCAGCGATTACCACCTGAAAGCCCATCTGAAGGTCCATTCTGGATTGCAGCCCTACATTTGCATTCAGATGAACTGTAATGCGAGCTTCCAGGCCTTCGCTGACCTCGTGAAGCACAGAAAACAGCACAAGGAGTTCCGATCCAAGTGCACGTTCAAAGGTTGCAACAAAGTTTTCAGTGGTTCTTGCTTACTGTATCACCATGAAGCTCAGCATTACAGGGAAGCAGCCTACTCCTGCAATTTATCGGGCTGCAAGAAGTTCTACTTCTCCAAGAGTGAGTTCCAAAGTCACTTGCTGACGCATGGTTTATCGAGTCTCGAAGAATTTGaggccagggttctgaaaaaaggTGGCTCCACGGAGGGTGTGGTGGACATTGGGTCTAAGCTTGTGACCGCAGAGGAGAAGCAATGTCATGTGGTTGGTAGCGGTGCCGAAACTGTACATGAGAAAGTGCGTGAAAGTGCTGAAAACCCTTCACAAAGTTGCAGCTACTCGGTGCCTCAAGAagtaaaaaaggaaaaagaagagTATAATCCAGGTGGTTCTTACTGTGCTACAAGTCTGGGTGCTGACAGGACAGATTCAGCCAACAAGGGTAAGCCTGAATATCCTAATCTCCAGGGTGTTTATTCTGAAAACTTGCTTGTGCCATTAGAAAAGTTAGCATCCTTTAAAGAGCTGAGTGACATTGAGGATATGATGAAGGCAGCCACACTTCATCCTGAACTTAATAGGACCTTAGCCAAGCACAAAATCACCCCTAATGGTGCAGACAGCTTGCCGACTGTAAATCAGCATTCTTGCGGTATCGATGGATGTATCATGATGTATGCCTCGACAAAGGACCTGAAGAAACACATTAAGGTAGCTCATCCAAATTACTATAAAGCCAAGAAAAGGATTGATAAGCACAGCAGAAGTGTGGTGAAAGTTTCTGCTACAGATCAGGACAAAGTTAAAGCTGAGGTGGAACAACAACCGCTGCTCCCGTCGCAGGGGCAGGAAGGCCAGTCAGCGGCATCTGCTGATGAACTTTGTGAAAATAAGAACGTGTCACTCAAAGCTCAGAGAGTTAAAAAGCCCAAGAATAACAGGAATGCCAAGTGGCCGGCTATTTTTAAGGATGGTAAGTTTGTGTGCTCTCGATGCTTCAAGGAATTTTCAAATCCCAAATCGCTTGGGGGCCACCTCGCTCGCAAAATAAAATGCCCGCTGCTGACAGAGAGCAGTTCAGGCACAAATCCAATAAAGAAGCGTTATGAGGGGCGTCCTCCAGGTCGTCCCGCTCATGTTTCTGAAGTACCAACTCTGGAGGACGTGGTAAGGGCCCTGCAAAAGCTGCAGCTGAATAAATCGGAAGCAGTTCCCAATGAAGTGATGGTGTGTAGCTCTACCTTGTCGTCACCTTTGATAGAGCCGCTGCCTCCGCCTCCGATCTCTGCCGCCGATGCTTCTATGTCCAAGCCTTTAGCTAATGCTTCCCAATCACAGACACGCTCACGCGAGCTCTTCCAAACCGATCCATCTAAAGAGGACCCGGGGGTCATTAAGCCTTTTGTTTGTGATTACGAAGGTTGTGCCTTTAAGGCGATGACCAAAGATGGCCTCATTAACCATTATGTTAAAACCCACAAGTACTCCAAGGACAAGGTGCTTCAGTTAAGCCGGTTTCAGCTCAGGTTCGCACCGTTCAAATGCCACATCTGCCTAAGAACGTTCACAAGAAAAACTAATCTCAGAACTCATTATAAACAAATGCATAGGTTCAGTAAAGAGGACATGCAGAAAGGAAAGTTCCCCTATATAAACTGTGTTTCTGTTCCTAGCAATACaactccacagctggctgtgccAAATATATTAATTAAAACTGAGAATGACAGTCCCCGCCTAACTGAAGAGAAATTATGCAGCTCCCAGAATGTCACTGAAAGGCTGAGCTTGTCTCAGGATACGGCGCCAATTAAGATAGAAAAGGGCTCTCTTTACCCTGTGACTGTTCCTTACCAGACTAAAGACTTTAATTTATTTGGAGACGATGAGCACGCACAGCTTGGCACAGTGAGCGGAAGCTGGCGCCAGACGGGAAGCGACTCTGAAAACACAATGAATGAGTCCTTCACGACAGAAGTTGAATGTTctgaatctgcagaatctttgaAGTCTGAGGAGATGCATCTGAATGGCAGCATGGAATCCAGTTGCATGATGCCTGACAGTGCAGATGATTCTGAGTCcaaggaagaaggtagaggaagTCGGAGAATTGGCACTAAAAGTAATCTGTGTTATATGCTGAACAAATACCACAAACCTTACCACTGCATTCACAAGGGCTGCTCTGCGGCATTCACTGGGCAACCAAATTTGATACGCCACTACCAGACGGTGCATCAGTATAACCGAGAGCAAATGTGTTTGGAAGAAGATCAAGGAAACGCCAAGAAAGACAGTACCAAAGTGAAGAAAATCTTCAAGTGCAAGTTTGAAGGTTGCACCAAACGCTTCCAATATCCTAGAGTGCTGTTGAGACACTACAGTGAGATTCACAAGCTTGCAGGTGGTGAAACAGCGAAGTACCCTTGTAATCAGCCAGACTGCATGTCCTCTTTTAACATGTATGGTAACCTTAGACGCCAGCCTGCTGACCTGCAGTTTAAGTGCAGCATAGATGGTTGTAGCCGTACTTACACTATCCGTTCCAGTTACCTGCGCCACGTCCAAAGACAGCACAAAGCCCATTACAAGTCGATACTGCTGAAGCCGCGCAAGAACAGTAACTATGACCGTAAGCTGAACTTGGAAAGGTGCAATCAGGACTGCTTCATCGACAGCGAAGCCAATGGCTCCGCTTCAGCTGACAAGCCCGGTTTGCGGCTGATCAAGCAGGAACGGCTCACCGACGAGGATAGCTGCAGCTCCGCATTGCCGCACGCGCCTAACTTGGGTAGGATCAGTGGAGAGCATCTGTCCGACGAAGGAGGCTGCGATTCCGAATCCGAAGCAGAGCCCAATTTCGAAAATTATAAGAATCTTGACCCGTATGGTTCGGCACTGAAAGCTGAGTCGAACTTGGAAGCTCGCAGCCACGGGGATATTAAAAGTGAAGCTTGCAGCAGAAAAGCAAAATTGGAACCGGATATAAAGAGGAGTCTATCAGATAATCATTCCGATGACTCAAATGACTCGTCGCCACAGGATGAAGACTGTGAGAGAAATGCATCCTCCATGGCTTACAGTGGTTCCTCAGTGGATGAGTATGATAAAGAAGGAAGAAAATCAGGCCGGTGTCGGGATTATTCATTGAAGAGTacagaccatggatttgcaatGTGTAAAAATGAGGTTTTAAGAGATCAGTTTCCATGCATGGTCGATGACTGTCAGACTGTTGTACTGAGCCGGCGCAGTGTCTTGAGGCACTACAAGATACTTCACAAAATGACTGCTAAATATATTGAGCAGAACTGTAATACACTTCTAGTGTGCAAGAAATATTCTGATACGTCACGTGAGAAGGTGGGGTGTGATTCTCCAGCTCCTCCCAAAAAAGTGTTCTCTGAGCAGATTGAGGACGCCCCAGGTTGCAGCGTTCTCCGGCAACAAAATGGTGAGGTGCCGCTGAAAACGGAGTTCAAAATTGAACCTGATGACGTTGGATCAGGGCTGCAGTTACAGAACTGCGGTGTGGCAAACGGCAACGATGCTTTCCCTGGCGGTGGAAACGTTCTCTTTCCTGGGAAGTCGGTAAACAGCAGTCTCGCCCTGGGGATAGCAAACAGAGGTCCAGGCTTCAAGGAAAATGATGCGAATCGGGCCTTTCTGCCTAAGAACGGAGGAGTAATTCCAAACATCGTGAAACAAAGTGGCACCCAAAATGGCTCCCTGTTCCCCAAACTGAAGCAGCCTTTGAAAAGAAAATTTGAAATGGACGGACAGTCGCAGAGAACTGACTCCACGTATTTGCCTCAGGGCTCGCTTTTCGGCACCAAGGAGAGCCAACAGAGCCAAAACGCTCAGCAGAAACCATTTGACTTAACCACATACAAACCTATAGGCTTTGAAGCCTCGTTCTTGAAGTTTATCCAAGAAAGTGAAGACACTGAGAACGACCTTGAGGAGTCGTGGCATTGGGATCCCCCAAAGCGATGCAAAAAATTTGCTTCACACCAGAGGGAGTCGGGCGTTAACACTGGATCAAATGAATCGACAGTGGAAAACTGTACAGGGTGCATTGCAGACTGTGATAAAAGTGACTCTACAGTGCATAACAGTTTTGCAGCTATCGAGCCCCTAATTTCACAAGGGTCGACTCCATCTTTGGAGAACTTACGAACGATATTGGACAAGGCGTTGACAGACTGTGGAGATCTTGCCTTAAAGCAGCTTCATTTCCTTCGACCTGTGGTAGTGCTGGAAAGGTCTGAGTTTTCCACTCCCCTACTAGAACTGTTTCCAACAAAAAAGAATGATGAACTCTGTGTGGGAAGTTCATAG